ATCAGCAATAATCTCTCCTTTGATCACAGCTGGTAAAGGGGTCATGATATTTGCAGGAGCTGTGGTGAATGCACTTGCGGAAATTGGAAATGGTGTAATTCTTAATACAAATTGCACTGTAGAGCACGAATGTCGATTAGGTGATTTTGTCCATATTGCTCCTGGAGCAGTTTTAGCAGGTAACGTTACTGTTGGAGATAATTCATTTATTGGAGCAAATTCGGTGGTGAAGCAAGGTGTAAGCATCGGTAAAAATGTAATTGTTGGAGCAGGTTGTGTGGTATTGAATGATGTTCCGGATAATGTGACCATTGTAGGTAATCCAGGCAGAATCGTCGCCGTCTAGTTGAAGAATAATTATTCCCTTTTTTAAGTTTAAAGAGTTGATAAATCTTACGAATTTAGCAACCGCTAAAATGAGCAGCTTAAATTCCGAATATTGCATTTACGTAAGTCGGATTTAGCCAGCTGACTATTCAAATTAAAATGATTTTAAAAGATAAAAAGGTTTTAATAACCGGAGCAGACGGTTTCATTGGAAGCCATTTAGTAGAGCATTTACTTAACGAAGGAGCCAAGGTAAAAGCATTTACTTATTATAACTCATTCAATAGCTGGGGCTGGTTGGATACCTTTCCTAAAGAAGTACTTTCTGAAGTTGAAATTTTTTCGGGCGATATTCGTGATCCTTATGGCGTTCGTACGGCAGTGAAAGGATGCGATGTAATATTACACCTGGCAGCATTAATTGCTATTCCATATAGCTACCATTCCCCGGATAGTTATGTTGATACTAATATTAAAGGAACTTTAAATATATTAAATGCTGCACGAGATTTTGGAATAGAAAAAACATTGGTAACCTCTACTTCAGAAGTGTATGGCACAGCTTTACGTGTTCCTATCGATGAGGAACACCCGAAACAGGGTCAGTCGCCTTATTCTGCCACCAAAATTGGAGCAGATCATATGGCCGAATCATATTATCGGAGTTTCAATTCACCGGTAACCATTGTTCGTCCGTTTAATACTTTCGGACCGCGTCAGTCAGCCAGGGCAGTAATCCCAACTATTATTACCCAGCTATTATCAGGTAAAGAAGAAATCAAACTAGGGTCATTGCATCCTACACGCGATTTGTTATTTGTAAAAGATACTGTTGCCGGCTTTGCGGAAATTGCCAAGAGTGATTCATTACAAGGTCACGAAGTAAACATTGCTACGAATTCTGAAATTTCAGTGGGGGATTTGGCGCAAAAACTAATCGATTTGATTAATCCTAATGCAAAAATAGTAACGGACGATCAGCGTCTGCGTCCTGAAAAAAGTGAAGTAGAACGCTTATTTGGCTCAAATGAAAAAATTAAGAAGCTCACCAACTGGTCGCAAAAGTTTTCTCTGGAAGAAGGCTTGAAACAAACCATTGAGTGGTTTCGCGATCCTAAGAACTTAGCTCAATATAAAACCGATATTTACAATGTATAAGCCCGTTGTTGATTTCATTCGGAGTCATTACCAGACCGATAATTTCATTGCTTTGCATGAGCCTGTTTTTATCGGTAACGAACGAGCGTATGTGCTCGAAACTATTGATTCAACTTTTGTTTCATCAGTAGGTAAATTCGTTGATCGTTTTGAAGAAATGATTCGCGAGTATACAGGAGCCAAGTATGCCGTAGCAACAGTTAATGGTACAGCCGCGTTACATATGGCTATGTTGGTTGCTGGTGTTAATTCCAACGATTTGGTTATTACCCAATCTTTGAGCTTCATTGCAACCTGCAATGCAATAAGTTATTTAAATGCTGAACCTGTTTTTGTAGATGTTGATCTGAAAACCTTGTCACTTTCTCCGGAGAAACTGGAAGTTTTTTTGAATGAAAATGCCGAAGTAATCAATAACGAGTGCTTTCATATTGAAACCGGGAGAAGAATTTCTGCATGTGTTCCTATGCATACTTTTGGACATCCGGCAGAAATTGATCGTATAAAAGAAATCTGTGATCGTTTTCATATTTGTTTAATTGAAGATGCTGCTGAATCTATCGGTTCAACTTATAAAAATCAACAAACCGGAACATTTGGATTGTTGGGGATATTTAGTTTCAACGGCAATAAAACCATTACCTGTGGAGGTGGTGGAGTGATTGTTACCAATGATGAACATTTGGGTAAAATGGCAAAACATTTAACTACTCAGGCCAAGGTTCCGCATCGGTGGGATTTTGTACATGATCATATAGGATATAATTACCGTTTACCTAATCTTAACGCTGCAATGGCCTGCGCACAACTCGAGCAGTTGGATAAGTTTATCGAGCTAAAGCGTAATTGGGCAAACCAATATGAACAGTTTTTTGAGTCAACAGCAATAACATTCTGCAAAGAGCCTGAGAATTCAAAATCGAATTATTGGCTAAATGCTATACTCTTAAAGGACAGAACTGAAAGGGATGAGTTTTTAACTTATACCAATGATAATGGCATAATGACGCGGCCTTGCTGGACATTGATGCATAAACTGGTAATGTTTAAGAATGCGATTAAGGGCGACCTTTCAACTTCTGAATGGATTGAAGATCGACTTGTGAATTTACCTAGCACTGTAAAGATTTAGTAATAGCTTGAAGATGTTGGAACAAATGGGTGATACAAAACAAACAAGTTCTAAGCATGTGTTAATCATTGCCGAGGCAGGAGTTAATCATAACGGAAGTATTGAGCTTGCTAAAAAATTGGTGGATGTAGCTGTTGAAGCCGGAGTGGATTACGTAAAGTTTCAGACTTTTAAAGCCGAAAAATTGGTCAGTAAGCAAGCTAAGAAAGCCGATTATCAAGTGGAAAATACCGGTAATGGTAAGGAGTCTCAGCTAGAGATGCTTAAGAAACTGGAATTAAGTGAGGATGATCATCAGGAGTTGATTCAGTATTGTCAGCAAAAAGGAATTAAGTTCCTTTCAACAGCATTTGATCTTGAAAGTATTGATCTGCTAAGTTCCTTGAATATTGATTTGTTTAAGATTCCTTCAGGAGAGATCACAAATTATCCTTACTTAAAAAAGATTGGAGGAATGGGAAAGCCGGTGATTGTTTCAACAGGAATGGCTGATATGAAAGAAATCAGTGATGCTTTAGCCGTTTTGCAGCAGGCCGGAACGAAACAGGATGATATTACCGTTTTACATTGTAATACTGAATACCCCACACCAATGCATGATGTGAATTTATTGGCAATGAATCATATTGCTAGTGAGTTTGGCGTGAAAGTGGGGTATTCCGATCATACGTTAGGTATTGAAGTTCCTGTTGCGGCTGTTGCCTTAGGAGCAGTTTGTATAGAAAAGCATTTTACACTTGATAATACCATGGACGGCCCGGATCATAAGGCATCTTTGGAACCTAATGAGCTAAAGTCAATGGTTGCTGCTATTCGAAATATTGAAGTAGCATTAGGATCGGGTATAAAGGCTCCTTCTGCGTCTGAACTTAAGAATAAGCCAATTGCCAGAAAGAGTATTCATGTTGTTGCAAGCCTTCAGGCTGGTCATCTTATAACCGAACAAGATTTGGAAATGAAACGACCAGGAACAGGCATTAGTCCTATGGAATTGCCTAATGTGGTTGGCAGAAAACTAAAGAATAACTTACCCGCTGAGTCAATACTAAATTGGAGCGATTTGATATAAGTTAAATTAGATGGCGAATTCGTTGGAGGCTAAAGTAAAATCGATAACTGTGGAAAAATCAAAGCTTAGAGTTGGCCTGTTAACAAGCTCGAGGGCTGATTACGGCATTTATCAACCTTTGTTACGCAAATTAAATGCAGATCCCCTTTTTGATCTGCGGTTAATTGTTTTTGGTACGCATCTTAGTTATCAACATGGTTATACGATATCTGAAATAGAAAAAGATGGGTTTGCCATCGATCATCGTATTGAAACGGTTGTAGAGGGTGATACTGAAAAGGATATTGCTGAGTCAATGGCTATCACCATGCAAAAGTTTTCAACTGTATGGGAGCAAGAAAAGGAAAATTATGATTTAGTCTTTTGTTTGGGCGACCGCTATGAGATGTTTGCCGCTGTAGCTGCCTCGGTTCCTTTTAATATAAGAATGGCACATTTGCATGGAGGAGAAACAACGCTCGGGGCCATTGATAATAAATTCAGGCATTGCTTAAGCCTTTTTTCTGTAATTCACTTTACAGCTACAGCTGATTATGCTCAGCGAGTTAAGGAGATAATTGGTAATGATGAAAACGTTTTCAATGTAGGCGCATTGAGTTTAGACAATCTGAAAGATGTAGAATTGTATTCTAAAGAAGGATTTAATCAAGCTTTTGGAATAGACATTTTAAAGCCAACCGTTTTGGTTACTTTTCACCCTGAAACGGTTTCTGTAGAGAAGAATATTGATTATGTGAAGGAGCTGATTGCTGCTTTGGATGAGCTAGAGGAGCAGATTGTGATCACCATGCCAAATGCTGACACAATGGGAAATGCCATGCGCAAGGAGTATCAGCAATTTATTGATGGAAAAGAGAATGTAATTGGCATTGAACATTTTGGGATTAAAGGCTATTTTTCATGTATGAAATATGCAGCCTATTTGTTGGGTAATACATCCAGTGGAATTATTGAAGCTGCTTCGTTGAATAAGTACGTTATCAATGTTGGCGATAGACAAAAAGGACGTGCTGTTTCAGAAAACATTATTCAGGTGGCTCCAACAAAGCATGAAATACTGGTAGCTTGCAAAAAAGCAAAGCAACTAGGTGAATATATAGGACGCAATAGCTATTATCAGGGTAATGTTGCTGATAATATAATAGCAGTACTTAAAAAAGTTATAGTTAAAGCAACGAATTGAAAGATTTTAGTAAACATATCATTTTAAATACGGCTTCTGCCCGTGATGCATTACGTAAGTTGGATAACCTCCCTTCATTGGAAGATCGTACGCTTTTTGTAATTGATGATACCAATAAATTATTAGGATCGATAACTGATGGTGATATACGACGAGGATTGTTGAATGATAAAGAGATTTCCGACAACTGTACGGTATTCATGAACCCTGGGTTTAAACGCTTGAGTGAATCAAACATCAGTTTAGAGCAGATCAACGAATTCCGGGGAAAAGATATTTACCTGGTGCCAGTTTTAAACGGTTCAGGTGAAATTGTTCAACTACTTGATCTGAAGAAACAACGATCA
Above is a window of Solitalea lacus DNA encoding:
- a CDS encoding acetyltransferase; this translates as MNNSLSPVVLVGYSGHAFVVADALLSSKFKIAGYLEKEEKANNPYGLSYLGNDGDKDCLNGLKEYAFIVAIGDNLIRKKVQRALEAELLQITNVNHPSAIISPLITAGKGVMIFAGAVVNALAEIGNGVILNTNCTVEHECRLGDFVHIAPGAVLAGNVTVGDNSFIGANSVVKQGVSIGKNVIVGAGCVVLNDVPDNVTIVGNPGRIVAV
- a CDS encoding NAD-dependent 4,6-dehydratase LegB; its protein translation is MILKDKKVLITGADGFIGSHLVEHLLNEGAKVKAFTYYNSFNSWGWLDTFPKEVLSEVEIFSGDIRDPYGVRTAVKGCDVILHLAALIAIPYSYHSPDSYVDTNIKGTLNILNAARDFGIEKTLVTSTSEVYGTALRVPIDEEHPKQGQSPYSATKIGADHMAESYYRSFNSPVTIVRPFNTFGPRQSARAVIPTIITQLLSGKEEIKLGSLHPTRDLLFVKDTVAGFAEIAKSDSLQGHEVNIATNSEISVGDLAQKLIDLINPNAKIVTDDQRLRPEKSEVERLFGSNEKIKKLTNWSQKFSLEEGLKQTIEWFRDPKNLAQYKTDIYNV
- a CDS encoding LegC family aminotransferase, producing MYKPVVDFIRSHYQTDNFIALHEPVFIGNERAYVLETIDSTFVSSVGKFVDRFEEMIREYTGAKYAVATVNGTAALHMAMLVAGVNSNDLVITQSLSFIATCNAISYLNAEPVFVDVDLKTLSLSPEKLEVFLNENAEVINNECFHIETGRRISACVPMHTFGHPAEIDRIKEICDRFHICLIEDAAESIGSTYKNQQTGTFGLLGIFSFNGNKTITCGGGGVIVTNDEHLGKMAKHLTTQAKVPHRWDFVHDHIGYNYRLPNLNAAMACAQLEQLDKFIELKRNWANQYEQFFESTAITFCKEPENSKSNYWLNAILLKDRTERDEFLTYTNDNGIMTRPCWTLMHKLVMFKNAIKGDLSTSEWIEDRLVNLPSTVKI
- the neuB gene encoding N-acetylneuraminate synthase, with translation MLEQMGDTKQTSSKHVLIIAEAGVNHNGSIELAKKLVDVAVEAGVDYVKFQTFKAEKLVSKQAKKADYQVENTGNGKESQLEMLKKLELSEDDHQELIQYCQQKGIKFLSTAFDLESIDLLSSLNIDLFKIPSGEITNYPYLKKIGGMGKPVIVSTGMADMKEISDALAVLQQAGTKQDDITVLHCNTEYPTPMHDVNLLAMNHIASEFGVKVGYSDHTLGIEVPVAAVALGAVCIEKHFTLDNTMDGPDHKASLEPNELKSMVAAIRNIEVALGSGIKAPSASELKNKPIARKSIHVVASLQAGHLITEQDLEMKRPGTGISPMELPNVVGRKLKNNLPAESILNWSDLI
- the neuC gene encoding UDP-N-acetylglucosamine 2-epimerase, whose translation is MANSLEAKVKSITVEKSKLRVGLLTSSRADYGIYQPLLRKLNADPLFDLRLIVFGTHLSYQHGYTISEIEKDGFAIDHRIETVVEGDTEKDIAESMAITMQKFSTVWEQEKENYDLVFCLGDRYEMFAAVAASVPFNIRMAHLHGGETTLGAIDNKFRHCLSLFSVIHFTATADYAQRVKEIIGNDENVFNVGALSLDNLKDVELYSKEGFNQAFGIDILKPTVLVTFHPETVSVEKNIDYVKELIAALDELEEQIVITMPNADTMGNAMRKEYQQFIDGKENVIGIEHFGIKGYFSCMKYAAYLLGNTSSGIIEAASLNKYVINVGDRQKGRAVSENIIQVAPTKHEILVACKKAKQLGEYIGRNSYYQGNVADNIIAVLKKVIVKATN